The Haloplanus sp. GDY1 genomic sequence AAAGGTGATCAGCGGGATGAGCCAGATGCCCTCCATCCCGAGGTAGGCACCGCCGAGTGGCACGCTCAACACCTCGCCCCCGCCGATCTGCGAGGCGGTGAACACCCACGCCGGCCCCATGTAACTCAGGAACTCCGTCAGGGTGGCCGGGGGCTCGGAGATGCGCGTTTCGGTCGCGGCGTCCACGGATCCGGTACTCACCGCGACACACCCCCCGCGGGATCGCCGTCGGGGCGGCGGGGGCGACTGCGTGTCCGCGAGCGGAACTGGCCAGTGCGTCCGGGGGCGTCGACCGGGGTCGACGCGGGAGCGAATCGTGGTCTCTGCCGCATGTACAACCCGATGAAAGACGGTGACCGTGGTATAAACGCGGATCGGCGCACATTTTGCATTATTTATCATGAACACCATATTCCTTAAGGTGATTTAACAGCCTTCGTTTCAGGAAGATCTCGGTGGGAAATCGGCTGCCGTCGCCGCGATAGTGGCGACAGTCGCCTCGATCGAGCCGCGGCGAACCAGTCGGTACGTAGTAATGAATGACGCGGTCGAAAGTGCTTTAATTATTGTTAGGAATTACTGGTCGCATGGTGATACTCACAGCCATCGACAGAGACCCGGGCTGCAAGGGTGTCGTCGAGACGGCGTACGACCTCGCGACGAGCATGGACGAGGAGCTGGTGATCCTCCACGTCGTCCCCGAGGACGGGGACGAGGAGGGTGCCCGGGCGGAGGTGACCGAAATCGTCCGGTCGGTCATCGACGACCTGGACGGGGTGGATCTGCGGATCATGCCCGAGCAGACGCGCCGTGACCTGCCGACGGGGCGGACGGCCAACCACATCCTGCAGGTGGCCGAGGAGCTCGATCCGGACTACATCGTCATCGGGTCGCGCAAGCGCACGGGACTGGGAAAGATCCTGCTCGGGAGCGTCTCGAAGCTGATCCTGGCGAACGCGGACGTGCCCGTCGTGACGGTCGAACAGAAGCGGCGGGCGGAGGCCTGATCACCGGCGAAGGAGCAGGTAGACCGCGCCGCCGGCGAGGGCCGCCCCGAGGCCAGTGACGGCGAGGAGGAAGCGGTAGCCGGCGAGCGGCGAGTCGAAGGCGAGTCCCGCAGTCGCGGTGAAGCCGACCGGGCCGAGCGTCTGCCCGAGTCGCAACACGCTGGTTCGCATCCCCATCACGCCGGCTCGCAGGTCGTCGTCGACGAGCGTGACGACCGCGGTGTCGATGGAGGGCATCACGACGCCGAACCCGACTCCGAAGACGGCGAGCGACGCGCCCACGGCGAGCGGCGAGGGGGAGAGTCGGACGGCCAGGAGCCCCACACCGTAGGCGACGAAGCCGAGCGCGACGAGTTCCGACGCCGACCGGCGCCCCGAGAGGCGGCCGTAGCCCGAGGAGACGGCGGCGCTCGCGAGGGCGACGGCCGACAGCGTGGCGCCGATGCGGCCGGCGCCCAGCCCGTAGGCGTCGCTCAGGAGGAGCGGGAGGACCGTGAGGACGGCACCGTAGAAGATGAAGAAGGCGAGAAAGAGCGCGGCGAAGATGGCGAGCGCCCGCGGCAGGACGGCGACGGCCCGGAGACGGCCGAGGTACGCCCGCAGGTCGGTCGACCGCTCGGCGTCCGGTTCGGTCAGGACGGCGGCGGCGAAGACGCCGACGAGCGCGGCGACGCCGAAAAACAGGAAGGGCGCGCTCCAGCGGATGCCCGCGAGCGCGCCGCCGAGAAGCGGGTAGAAGGCGGCGCCGGTGCCGATGGTGCTCCCGTTCAGCCCCATGACGGCGTCGCGCCGGCGGCCGTCGTAGACGTC encodes the following:
- a CDS encoding universal stress protein, producing the protein MVILTAIDRDPGCKGVVETAYDLATSMDEELVILHVVPEDGDEEGARAEVTEIVRSVIDDLDGVDLRIMPEQTRRDLPTGRTANHILQVAEELDPDYIVIGSRKRTGLGKILLGSVSKLILANADVPVVTVEQKRRAEA
- a CDS encoding MFS transporter translates to MSGVDGDRGLALVPWRSSTLYVVLSCSLMGVMGVSLVSPVLPDLRPVFGVSDAAVGLVITAYTLPGVVVTPFVGLVADRFGRRRVVIPLLFLFAAAGTGVAFARTFAEVLALRLLQGVGASALITLAVTLIGDVYDGRRRDAVMGLNGSTIGTGAAFYPLLGGALAGIRWSAPFLFFGVAALVGVFAAAVLTEPDAERSTDLRAYLGRLRAVAVLPRALAIFAALFLAFFIFYGAVLTVLPLLLSDAYGLGAGRIGATLSAVALASAAVSSGYGRLSGRRSASELVALGFVAYGVGLLAVRLSPSPLAVGASLAVFGVGFGVVMPSIDTAVVTLVDDDLRAGVMGMRTSVLRLGQTLGPVGFTATAGLAFDSPLAGYRFLLAVTGLGAALAGGAVYLLLRR